In the genome of Serratia symbiotica (Periphyllus acericola), the window AGCATAGTCATCAATGGCGATATCCAGATCATCAATATTGACACCCGGTAGATGATCGATCTGCGTTGAATAGCTATCCATCCCCGGATAGAGTTTAACCCCGACCAAGCCGTTGACCGCCTGCGACAGATCTTTTTGCATCACGGTGTTCACCGTTTCCACACTGTCGAAACGCGTTTGATTAAAACTGTTAAGGTACAACTTGAAAGATTTAGATTCGATCAAGTTGGTGGAGTAGTGTGGTAAGGTAAATTCCCCTACCCCCACCACCGGTTTGCCTTTGGCGTTGAGCCAGGAAAGTTCGAAAGCAGTCCACAGATCGAAGCCACTGGACGGCAGGTTATGTTCATTCACACCGATCAGATCCCTACCATGAGCGCGGGGCAGGGCTTCGAGTAACGCTGGAGCATAGTGATCTGGATAGTCCGAGTGACTGCCAAGATGAGTGATTTTATCTTGTTTTTTGATATGCATATTCATTGTGCCTTGTGTGATCGGTACTGGATGTAACCGTTAAACGGGTTTCGAGCGGCTTGACATCCTCCCCCGCCCTATTCTATGTAGCTTATCTTGATCATGATCTCTAAAGAAATAAGCCAAAGAGCGCGCTGACCGATCGGCTACTACGATACCTTTATGTATCAAGTGATCAAAAAATAAGATTATGATTTTATGTCATTTTTTGCATCTCTGATAAATGGCCCATTGACATCCTCCCCGGCCTAAAGGACGGGGAGGATATCAATATTTTCCTGTCAGCCGACGATACACACAATAATTTTATGCAAGGAAATATTAACTATTTGAAAATAACCATCGACGATGGAAATAAAGCGGACGCAGTTTTTTAATTACTGTCTTCGGGATATTGACCTACCGTCATCTTAAGGGGGATGCGCTGACTATTACGCAGCACTATTACCGGGATTTCGGTACCCGGCCGGATCTCCGCTACTTGATCCATGCTCTCCAGCACCGACACCGCAGGTTTGTTGTCCACGTTGATAATAATGTCATTGAGTTGAAAGCCAGAGTTGCCCGCTGGGCCGTTTGGCGTGATCTCGGTGACAATAATGCCTTG includes:
- the queF gene encoding NADPH-dependent 7-cyano-7-deazaguanine reductase QueF (Catalyzes the NADPH-dependent reduction of 7-cyano-7-deazaguanine (preQ0) to 7-aminomethyl-7-deazaguanine (preQ1) in queuosine biosynthesis): MHIKKQDKITHLGSHSDYPDHYAPALLEALPRAHGRDLIGVNEHNLPSSGFDLWTAFELSWLNAKGKPVVGVGEFTLPHYSTNLIESKSFKLYLNSFNQTRFDSVETVNTVMQKDLSQAVNGLVGVKLYPGMDSYSTQIDHLPGVNIDDLDIAIDDYAFKPEYLHGAASAQAEWVTETLSSNLLKSNCPVTHQPDWGSVVIHYQGREIDRERLLRYLISFRQHNEFHEQCVERIFNDIKQYCQPEKLSVFARYTRRGGLDINPFRSDFEAVPVLGRLVRQ